One part of the Polycyclovorans algicola TG408 genome encodes these proteins:
- a CDS encoding cell division protein ZapA, with protein MSQRQAEPVSITVRIMGKEYTVACPEAEHDTLIRSADHLNERMTTIRRRGKALGAEKIAVMAALNLTRELLENQGVDGQTVSEQAAAERVRQLRLDIDNTLTLE; from the coding sequence GTGAGCCAACGCCAAGCCGAACCCGTCAGCATCACCGTTCGCATCATGGGCAAGGAATACACCGTTGCTTGCCCCGAAGCCGAGCACGACACTTTGATCCGCTCGGCCGACCATCTCAACGAACGGATGACCACCATCCGCCGCCGTGGCAAGGCGCTCGGTGCCGAGAAAATTGCGGTCATGGCGGCGCTCAATCTGACGCGTGAACTGCTCGAGAATCAGGGTGTTGACGGCCAGACCGTTAGTGAACAAGCGGCTGCCGAACGAGTGCGGCAACTGCGTCTCGACATTGACAACACACTGACGCTTGAATAG
- a CDS encoding DegQ family serine endoprotease codes for MSLTFKQKIIAPLAISLSMVTAACIMSGSPEPAEAKTENARTEVTQVAVPLTGELPSLAPMLQNTMPAVINISVTVTQAQGRMSPFMEDPMFRRFFGMPDPDQMPEREAQSIGSGVIVDAKNGYVVTNSHVVAEADEIKVRLNDDREFVAKLIGTDPDTDIAILQIEAENLVALPLADSDKLLVGDYVVAIGSPFGLHQTVTSGIISGLSRQTGISEGGYEDFIQTDASINPGNSGGALVNLRGELVGVPSNILSRSGGNIGIGFAIPTNLVENVMAQLIEFGEVQRGRIGITGQNITGELAEAFKLDSTRGALVTRVLPDSPAEKAGVQPEDIITEFNGRSVRDFAELRNKVGLLRIGDTAELTIIREGKKRTVKVDVGGADDDTVAAGDNVNERLAGAQFGPLTEQSMADGIEQGVSVQSVERGSPAARAGLRDGDVIIGVNRQPVESVGEFQERVKESGQGQMLLHVRRGAGALFIVVQ; via the coding sequence ATGTCTCTGACATTCAAGCAAAAAATCATCGCCCCGCTGGCGATCTCACTTTCGATGGTCACCGCAGCCTGCATCATGTCGGGCTCGCCCGAGCCGGCTGAAGCCAAGACTGAGAATGCCCGCACGGAAGTCACGCAAGTGGCCGTGCCGCTGACCGGCGAACTGCCCTCACTGGCGCCAATGCTGCAGAACACCATGCCGGCCGTGATCAACATCTCGGTCACCGTCACCCAGGCACAGGGGCGCATGTCACCGTTCATGGAAGACCCGATGTTCCGGCGCTTCTTCGGCATGCCCGACCCCGACCAGATGCCGGAACGTGAGGCCCAGTCCATCGGCTCGGGCGTGATCGTCGATGCAAAGAATGGCTACGTGGTCACCAACAGCCACGTGGTGGCCGAAGCCGATGAGATCAAGGTTCGCCTCAACGATGACCGCGAGTTTGTCGCCAAGCTGATCGGCACCGATCCCGACACCGACATCGCCATCCTGCAAATCGAGGCCGAGAATCTGGTGGCGCTGCCGCTGGCCGACTCCGACAAGCTGCTGGTCGGTGATTACGTGGTTGCCATCGGCTCGCCGTTTGGCCTGCACCAGACGGTGACCAGCGGCATCATCAGCGGCCTGTCACGCCAGACCGGCATCAGCGAAGGCGGCTACGAAGACTTCATCCAGACCGACGCCTCAATCAACCCCGGCAACTCCGGCGGTGCGCTGGTCAACCTGCGCGGCGAACTGGTCGGCGTGCCATCCAATATTTTGTCGCGCTCGGGCGGCAACATCGGCATCGGGTTCGCCATTCCCACCAATCTGGTCGAGAACGTGATGGCGCAGCTCATCGAGTTCGGTGAGGTGCAGCGTGGCCGTATCGGCATCACCGGGCAGAACATCACCGGCGAACTGGCCGAGGCCTTCAAACTCGACAGCACCCGCGGCGCGCTGGTCACCCGGGTCCTGCCCGACTCGCCCGCCGAGAAGGCGGGCGTGCAGCCTGAGGACATCATCACGGAGTTCAACGGTCGCTCGGTCCGCGATTTTGCCGAGCTGCGCAACAAGGTGGGCCTGCTGCGGATTGGCGACACCGCCGAGCTGACCATCATCCGCGAAGGCAAGAAGCGGACGGTCAAGGTCGATGTGGGCGGTGCCGATGACGACACCGTGGCGGCCGGAGACAACGTCAACGAACGACTTGCCGGTGCGCAGTTCGGTCCGCTCACCGAGCAATCAATGGCGGATGGCATTGAGCAGGGCGTCAGCGTTCAGTCGGTGGAGCGCGGCTCACCGGCAGCCCGCGCCGGCCTGCGTGACGGCGACGTGATCATCGGCGTCAACCGTCAACCGGTCGAGAGCGTGGGTGAGTTTCAGGAACGGGTCAAAGAATCCGGCCAGGGGCAGATGCTGTTGCACGTGCGCCGCGGCGCCGGTGCGCTGTTCATCGTCGTGCAGTAG
- the sohB gene encoding protease SohB: MTEFLMQYGLFAAKAITVLVVIVLAIGGIASAVRQARQSHSPERLDVRSLNERFEWLADSVKGEFKSSAEMKAAAKTRKKADKARAKAAKAAIKAGKTPDAKPRIFVLDFDGNLSADATDALRDEISAVLQAAQDHDEVLLRLESPGGLVHAYGLAASQLQRIRDRGLKLTVAVDMMAASGGYLMACVANQIISAPFAVLGSIGVVAQVPNVHRLLKKHDVDVELHTAGAYKRTLTMLGENTEAGRAKFREELELTHGLFKSFVVEHRPQLDIEAVATGEHWYGQQALALKLTDKLQTSDDWLLSQIDTADLIHVRFKPPQTLSDRLSLSLLRLGRGLRSSANEALQRPHTQV, from the coding sequence TTGACGGAATTCCTCATGCAGTACGGGCTGTTCGCCGCCAAGGCGATCACGGTATTGGTGGTGATCGTGCTTGCGATCGGCGGGATCGCCTCCGCAGTACGCCAGGCGCGTCAATCGCACTCGCCCGAGCGGCTGGACGTGCGCAGCCTCAACGAACGCTTTGAATGGCTGGCCGACAGCGTCAAGGGTGAGTTTAAGAGCAGCGCCGAAATGAAGGCGGCTGCCAAGACCAGAAAGAAGGCCGACAAGGCACGTGCCAAAGCAGCCAAGGCCGCGATCAAGGCGGGCAAAACGCCAGACGCCAAGCCTCGGATCTTCGTGCTGGACTTCGACGGCAACCTGAGTGCCGACGCCACCGACGCGCTGCGCGATGAAATCTCCGCCGTGCTCCAGGCCGCACAGGACCACGACGAAGTGCTGCTGCGACTCGAAAGCCCCGGCGGCCTGGTGCATGCCTACGGGCTGGCGGCTTCGCAACTGCAGCGGATTCGCGACCGTGGCCTCAAGCTCACCGTCGCCGTTGACATGATGGCGGCCAGCGGCGGCTACCTGATGGCCTGCGTCGCCAACCAGATCATCTCGGCACCGTTCGCGGTGCTCGGTTCCATCGGCGTGGTCGCCCAGGTGCCCAACGTGCACCGGCTGCTGAAGAAGCACGACGTCGATGTCGAACTGCACACCGCCGGGGCCTACAAACGCACCCTGACCATGCTGGGCGAAAACACCGAAGCCGGGCGTGCCAAGTTTCGCGAAGAGCTGGAACTGACCCACGGCCTATTCAAGTCGTTCGTCGTGGAGCACCGCCCGCAGCTCGACATTGAAGCGGTCGCCACCGGCGAGCACTGGTACGGCCAGCAGGCGCTGGCACTGAAGCTGACCGACAAGTTGCAGACCAGCGACGACTGGCTGCTGTCGCAGATCGACACGGCCGACCTGATCCACGTCCGCTTCAAGCCACCGCAGACCCTGAGCGATCGCCTGTCATTGAGTTTGCTACGGTTGGGCAGGGGTTTGCGCAGCAGCGCAAACGAGGCCTTGCAGCGGCCGCATACTCAGGTTTGA